In Globicephala melas chromosome 20, mGloMel1.2, whole genome shotgun sequence, the genomic window ATATGAGTTGGGTTAAGTTCCCAGAGCCACCGTTAATAGCAGAAGTATTAGAAACAGCCCAAATACAGGTCTCTGGTTGTAGTAACCTGGGTCATTTTCCGTTTTAGACTGATTGGCTCTTTCTGTAACTTATTTCCATTGTAGGGGACAAAGCTTTTGTTGAATTCCTCAATGATGAGattaaggaggaaaagaagatacAGAAGTATAAGTCTCTTCCCAAGATGTCTGGAGGTTGGGCGCTGGAAGTGAATGGGACAGAAGCCAAATTAGTGCAGAAAGTTGCTGGAGAAAGGTAAGTACCAGGGGCCTATGGACTCCAGGGAACCAAATCCATGACCCTGCAGGACCTGCCCTGACTTATCCACAACAGCCTTTAGTTAAGGTAGGTACTTAACAGACATGTGGTTTCCGAGAGATTGTAGGATTCATTTGGATAATTTCGTAAGCTCCAGGTCGTTCCTTCACTGCACACTTATGTGCTGTGGTAGTTAACACAGAGATGGTAAGCAAGTAGCACCGAAGCTAAGTCGCTGGGAGCCTACTGGACCAGTAGAGGCGTCAGTCGCTAAACCCTTGCTGGTGAGGGAGGCTATGCCTTGCCTAAATCTATGCACGCAAATTCAGAAATTCTCACAGCACCGACAGAATCTCAGATTTGCAATGCTGACTTACTATACTACAGGCTCTGGCTGAGGAACACAAAGCTCCTACTCTGTTTATAGTTGAGAAAGCAAGATAAGGGTGGGGTTGCCGTGTAGTAAGGTGTAGTAAGGGTCACCGTGAGAAAGATGGGAAGACTTTGACCTGCATAAGCTGTTTGTGATCTACTTTGAgtgaatttttgtatatgctgtgaAGTAgggttctgggttttttgttttgttttggtggtggtgtgtttttCCCTTCATAGGTCAATCATGTATTCTGTAATGTGACCTAAACCACTTTCCTGGGGTAAGTCATAGGCAGTTTGGGGCCATTATAAGTAATGTGCTAATGAACATAACTGCATTTCTGTGCCCAGGCGTCAGCTTGGTCTGCACTGTTGCAGATTAGACAGATTTTGTGGCTGAACCTCAAACCTCAAACCGGCAAGGCAGCCAGTTAGCACAGCTCCAGAGGGGAGTGGCTACAGTGCACTGTTGTCTGCAACCCAGCAGTGCTCGTTCCAGATCTCTCAACTTTAGATTCAAATTTTGGAACGTGATACGTCAGGTGAAGGTTCTTGCAACTGAAGATCGTCATTAGTTGGTGTTTGTGGCCTGCTTTGTGATTATAAAACTTCCCACAACTGCTCTGAGGAATGAGCCTGTCCTGCagcatgttcttttatttttttggcggtgCCCTGTgtcttgcaggatcctagttccccatccagggattgaacccaggccacggcagggaaagcgctgagtcctaaccaccggaccaccagggagctcccCAGCAAGTGTTGCTCTTTGTGAGGCCCCCCTCCATGGGGCCGGGGCTGCTCTCCATCCTCAGCTGATGCCACAGCCCTCCAGcgctccttcttcccttcctctcggGCAGATTTTCTTCTAATGGAGAAAAGCTTTTAAAGGAGGcttctgccccctgcccccagcttctCAGCTGCTCAGCACTGGAAGGTGCCCTGGAAAGACGAGGGTGGCAGTGTCAGGTGGCTGTGGCCAGGAGGTGGCCAGTGGACACAGGTTGGCAGTGAGCCCTGGATGCCGGCCTGGTGACAGGAGCCCCCACATGACTGTATTTGGCTGAGGAACAAGTGCCTAATTGACTTCCAGCAGCCAACACATAgtaggcccacttcagacctgctGAATCTATCTGTGGGTGGGATGCAGGCACCCGCATTTTGGAAGTTCTGCAGATCAGAGGTGCATTGTTTCAGCAGTTTTAACTGTAGCAAGCCTCAGTATCTACTCCTCAGTTAAGAGGACATCCTCTGTTGTGTTTTCTCTTGCCTTTCTAGGGTCACCGTCACTTTCAACATTAACAACAGCATCCCACCCGCATATGATGGGGAGGAGGGGCCCTCTGAAGGGCAGAAGGTTGAAGAACAGGAGGCAAGTCTGTAACACTGTGACCAGCCTGTGCCGCCGCCTTCCCACGGGCTGTTCTGGGGGCTTGCAGAAGGagcattggtttttgttttttttaaattctcttagcACTAGGAGAGAAGGCAAAGGACAGCCATCCTTGGGCCTTTTCTTGTAGAGCACCAGACTGTGTGGCCCCTTTTCTTTCCCAGGGCGAAGTAAATTGTTACCTTTAGGCTTAGGCTTTATAATTTGCCCTGTGTTCACTTAATAGAGAGGAGTTGAAACTGTCTTAACCCTTCCCATGATCAGGAGGGAAATTATCATTTGGAGTGTTTCCAAGTGAGGAGTGCTCTCACACGTCCCAGGCAGGGGCGTCAGAGACTTCGCCTTAAGGTGCTGCCCTTCTTGCTTGGACCTGGATGGTGCTCAGTCTGCAAACATTTTAGGAAGCAGTGTGCCCAGCCTAGAAACCAGCCAGTGTGAGGGCCACAGGGTCCCCAGTCTTTCTGGCTGGGTTGGCATGGTATTGTCTCACGACCCAGCTCAGCTCCCTGGAGCGCTGGCCCAGCACTAGGACCGCcccgcccccaacacacacacactggctgGCTCACCCTCAAAGGGGGGGTTGCTGTGCTTTAGCCAGAGGCACCAGCCTCCGGTCCTGGGCTGTAATAGAGGCAGATCCCGAAGCAGCTGGGAAGGGATTTTGGAGCTTTAGGCCAGCTTTGTAGTGTATGGATGTAGAAAAAGGCCACTCTCGCTGGGGCTGGATTTCAGAGTTCCTGATTCTAACCTTGTAGAATTAGGTTAGAACCTCGTACGTATTAGGTTCTAATATGTAACCTTGTACGTTCTTTAAACAAGTAGCGTGGCTAATAGAAGTGAAATGCTGTACTAAATATATGATACTCTGCCGTCCAAAACATAGTCTACAACTCTAGAAAGGATCCACAGGGTGGGTTCAGCCCACTCTGTCTGAACAAGCTGGTACATGGCTTTAATACTCTGTGTTAAAAGATCCTAGGCTCCTTATTTGGGAACACCATAGCGTAGCAGTGGCCATCAGACCCCCTGAACTGAGACCTTCGGTCCAGACCCCTGCCAACAGAGACATTTACTGACTCGTTCTTGTTTCCCCAGCCTGAATTGACGTCCACTCCCAATTTTGTGGTTGAAGTTGTAAAGGATGGTAGCAACAAGGCCCTTGTGCTGGACTGTCACTTTCCAGAAGATGAGGTATGTAGACTGGAGTGCTGGCAGCCCTGGGGACAAGGAGGGCCTCCGGGGACCTTCCTGGTCCCATTTAGCTGATACTAACATTCTCTAGCTTAGACCAGCAAAACTGGGAAGACTGAGGTGGGGGTGGTGAGGGAGCATGGTTAAAATCTGAGTTTCAAGCTATAAATAGTCCCTTTTCTTTGCACGAGTCTGGCTTGTCCTGGGAAACCTTtcagttttccccaaatattGTCTCTTGTCAGATTGGACAAGAAGAGGAGGACCAGAGTGACATTTTCTCCATCAAGGAAGTGAGCTTTCAGTCCACTGGCGATTCTGACTGGAAGGACACGAATTACACGCTCAGCACAGATTCCCTGGACTGGGTGAGTGCTCGATAAGGTGATGGTGCCCTTGGGCCTTGCAGGGGAGGGTCTAGTCCAAGGCCACTCAAAGAAGCATCTTAATAAGTGTCTCGGGTgccgccttcttttttttttttaaccaatgttTCTCCTTTTAGGGCTTATACGACCACCTAATGGATTTCCTTGCGGACCGAGGGGTGGACAACACTTTCGCTGATGAGTTGGTAGAGCTCAGCACAGCCTTGGAGCACCAGGAGTACATTACGTTTCTCGAAGACCTCAAAGGTTTTGTCAAAAGCCAATAGAGAAGACGAGCTGCCAAACACCTTAATTTTACGGCAGGCTTTGGCCAGTGAAGCCAGACCCACGTGCTTTGACATGGTTTTCATCCCAATATCATGGAAAGTAATTCAATATTAACTTATTTCTGTTGCCACTGATTTACCATTTATTCTCTACAAACCtgttatttctagatttttgtaTAACAAAATGATGGACAATAAAATCTCCAAGGTGATTGGTCTTTTCTATTTCTACTCCTTCCCTTTCAACCTGCATTACGAAACACAAAGCAGAGAAAACTTTGAAACGTTTTAATACAAAataagttataaatgacagatttGTATTTACAAGGCCCCTTCTCAAGACACAACTTGTTTCCAACCCAGTAGATCGTGTGCATCAGGGCTGGCTCTAGAGGATCACAGTCCAAGTATCACAAGCCtgaatttaaacagaaaaaagttaGCTTGAATTATATTCCAGTTACAAAAGCAATGTCAATATGTGGTTAAAAGTTGCAACCAGTAATGACATTTATGCTGCTCCTTCCACGAGCTGGGCTGCCTCTGTCCCTCCCCTTTCGGGGAATGACTGGCCTTTTTAACTGAAGTGACTTCACTTTTCTATGCAAGTAAAGTTCCTCAGAGaataaactgcatttttaaacatttacctCTTTGTAAGCTATTTCTACCAGGGTGGGAATAAAACCAACCACCGACCCGCTTTTACCACTGGGTCCTGTGGGAGGCGTACCAGACAGCTCATGAGAAGACTGGGCTTTTCCTCTGTTCCTTCAGTGACGGAAAATGCCGGCGTGTGGGGACAACATGCACTGTGCTCATTCACGCTGTCTTCTAAACAGGCGCGAAACTTTTGCTCTGTCACCCCTGGAGACTGAAAAGCAGAAAAGTTAAACTACAAGCTAACCTCAGTCGTCTCATAGTCAACAGGCTGAAAATCCCGATTCCTCACACCATCCTGTAACTGGCTTGCTGTGATGGCCTGATTCCTCGGA contains:
- the C1QBP gene encoding complement component 1 Q subcomponent-binding protein, mitochondrial produces the protein MLPLLRCVPRVLGTAVAGIRAAAPSLPLLQPASRPCARPFGLLSVRAGSVQLPGLLRPWGPCGCGCGCGGLHTEGDKAFVEFLNDEIKEEKKIQKYKSLPKMSGGWALEVNGTEAKLVQKVAGERVTVTFNINNSIPPAYDGEEGPSEGQKVEEQEPELTSTPNFVVEVVKDGSNKALVLDCHFPEDEIGQEEEDQSDIFSIKEVSFQSTGDSDWKDTNYTLSTDSLDWGLYDHLMDFLADRGVDNTFADELVELSTALEHQEYITFLEDLKGFVKSQ